A single window of Leeuwenhoekiella sp. MAR_2009_132 DNA harbors:
- a CDS encoding BatA domain-containing protein — MQFKNPEILYALFLLLIPILIHLFQLRRYKKTPFTNVAFLQNLVQNTRKSSSLKKWLVLATRLTALTCLIFAFAQPYFPVSQKATLAKETVVFIDNSFSMQATGKKGTLLTEATQDLLENLPTNERITIATWDDTFKDFDAQTDRNTLLDINFSPRTSDSQSLLLKLNTLFSTHKNTVKQLVLLSDFQNFNIENTLDTNTIQQYPVVLKPVSIENFSIDSISVSRNAELYNLHVMLSSTAPSDAELPVSLYNDDKLIAKASVKFASKDTASLKFQIPTNKAINGKVSISDAFLKYDNSFYFSINKQEPLKVLAISNNDADFLKRLFRSENFEFTSISEKELDYTLLQDQNMIVLNELTNISGSLVNVLKAHTQKGGIVVLIPAMQNRVDSYTEILAAYGFQAFSEKVEAPNLISQINYDHPLYKNVFTGRSSNLQSHLVESYFKLPSGSPILSLENGDPFLTGSANLYVFTGALAPVNSNFINGQLIVPTFDKMALAALSLPQVYYTIGNNTKFDINAALTTDAALVIEQNGNQFIPLQERQGNKIAISTAEGIFSDGLYAVKYKQDTLAIVAFNHDRAESRLQNLNTQSSADLSYTTDIKTLFNKLEHDSDLNLFYKWFVIFALLAFLAEMLLLKFLK, encoded by the coding sequence ATGCAGTTTAAAAACCCCGAAATTCTCTATGCTCTTTTTCTGCTGCTTATTCCTATTCTTATTCATCTCTTTCAATTAAGAAGGTATAAGAAAACACCATTTACCAATGTCGCTTTTCTACAAAATCTTGTTCAAAATACCCGTAAAAGCAGTTCTTTAAAAAAATGGCTTGTTCTTGCCACTCGACTAACAGCTTTAACGTGTTTAATATTTGCCTTTGCGCAACCCTATTTCCCGGTATCTCAAAAAGCCACTTTGGCTAAAGAAACCGTTGTTTTTATTGACAATTCTTTTAGTATGCAGGCTACTGGTAAAAAGGGAACTTTACTTACTGAAGCGACTCAGGATTTATTAGAAAACTTACCCACTAATGAACGCATCACGATTGCAACCTGGGATGATACTTTTAAAGATTTTGATGCTCAGACAGATCGAAATACGTTGTTAGATATCAATTTCTCGCCACGCACTTCAGATTCTCAGAGCCTTCTTCTTAAATTAAATACACTATTTTCAACTCATAAAAACACAGTTAAACAGCTGGTATTACTTTCAGATTTTCAAAATTTTAATATAGAAAACACGCTTGATACAAATACGATACAACAATATCCTGTCGTACTGAAGCCGGTAAGTATTGAGAATTTTTCAATAGACAGTATAAGTGTTAGCAGAAATGCAGAATTGTATAATTTGCACGTTATGCTTTCAAGCACAGCGCCAAGCGATGCCGAATTGCCGGTTTCTCTTTATAATGACGATAAACTTATCGCTAAAGCTTCAGTTAAATTTGCATCTAAAGATACCGCTTCCTTAAAATTTCAAATTCCAACAAATAAAGCGATCAACGGAAAAGTAAGTATCTCAGATGCGTTTTTAAAATATGACAATTCGTTCTACTTCAGTATTAATAAACAAGAACCTTTAAAAGTACTCGCTATTTCAAATAATGACGCTGATTTTTTAAAAAGACTCTTTCGTTCTGAAAATTTTGAATTTACATCAATCTCAGAAAAAGAACTAGACTATACACTTCTGCAAGATCAAAATATGATTGTTCTTAATGAACTTACAAACATATCGGGTTCATTAGTAAATGTATTAAAAGCCCACACTCAAAAAGGAGGTATTGTAGTGCTTATACCGGCTATGCAGAATCGAGTAGATAGTTATACTGAAATTCTGGCAGCGTACGGCTTTCAGGCTTTTTCTGAAAAGGTTGAAGCTCCTAATCTTATAAGCCAGATAAATTATGACCACCCACTCTATAAAAACGTTTTTACAGGAAGGTCTTCAAATTTACAATCACATCTGGTCGAATCCTATTTTAAATTACCTTCTGGCAGCCCTATTCTTAGTCTAGAAAATGGAGATCCCTTCTTAACGGGTAGTGCTAATTTGTATGTGTTTACAGGCGCTTTGGCACCAGTAAATAGTAACTTCATCAATGGGCAGCTTATTGTACCTACTTTTGATAAGATGGCATTAGCCGCTTTGTCCCTTCCGCAGGTTTATTATACGATAGGAAACAATACAAAATTTGACATTAACGCTGCACTTACAACTGATGCAGCTTTAGTTATTGAACAAAATGGCAATCAATTTATTCCTTTACAAGAAAGGCAAGGCAATAAAATAGCAATTTCTACTGCAGAAGGTATTTTTTCAGATGGACTTTATGCTGTAAAATATAAGCAAGATACCCTTGCGATTGTCGCATTTAACCACGACCGAGCAGAAAGTAGATTACAGAATTTAAACACACAGTCTAGTGCAGATTTATCATATACGACAGACATAAAAACATTGTTTAATAAACTAGAACACGATTCAGATCTTAATTTATTTTACAAATGGTTTGTTATTTTTGCACTACTCGCATTTCTTGCTGAAATGCTTCTACTAAAATTTCTTAAATGA
- a CDS encoding dihydroorotase yields MNARITQATLLDESNEHHGKQVDIRIKDGIVTEIAPSLKATKGEELINFENLMVSPGWFDSSVSIGEPGFEERETIKNGLIVAAKSGFTAVAVNPNTYPVIDTNSGVSFLKNKAAGSAVSLYPIGALTRKSEGVDLAELYDMKQAGAIAFGDYQNAVSNPNLLKIALQYTQGFDGLVLSFPQENDLVIKGMANEGETAIKLGLKGIPALAEHLQIARDLYILEYTGGKLHIPTVSTAQSVKLIKEAKAKGLDVTCSVAIANLFYTDQELEEFDTRYKLLPPLRAEEDRKALVAGVKDGSIDMVTSDHNPLDIEQKKLEFDHAKFGTIAQEATLGALLTLVSERKAVQLLTAGALRFTGKKATIALNEPANLTLFTSKGTSTFTKEAILAKSKNAAFLGAKLKGSVYGIIANNQFIAS; encoded by the coding sequence ATGAACGCACGCATCACACAGGCAACTCTTCTTGATGAGAGTAATGAGCATCACGGTAAACAGGTAGACATACGCATAAAAGATGGGATTGTAACAGAAATTGCCCCCAGCCTTAAAGCGACTAAAGGTGAAGAGCTAATTAACTTTGAAAACTTAATGGTTTCTCCGGGTTGGTTTGATAGCAGCGTAAGCATAGGAGAACCGGGATTTGAGGAACGAGAAACTATAAAAAACGGACTAATAGTCGCTGCAAAAAGTGGTTTTACAGCTGTAGCGGTAAATCCAAATACTTATCCTGTAATTGATACAAATTCAGGTGTTTCTTTTTTAAAAAATAAAGCTGCCGGCAGTGCGGTAAGCCTCTACCCTATAGGTGCTTTAACCCGAAAATCTGAAGGTGTAGATCTAGCTGAATTGTATGATATGAAACAAGCCGGGGCTATTGCCTTTGGTGATTATCAAAACGCTGTTAGCAATCCTAACCTGCTTAAAATTGCTTTACAATACACCCAGGGTTTTGATGGTTTAGTATTATCCTTTCCGCAGGAAAATGATTTAGTAATAAAAGGAATGGCAAACGAAGGGGAAACTGCTATTAAACTGGGCTTAAAAGGAATTCCTGCCCTTGCCGAACATTTGCAGATCGCACGTGATCTTTATATTTTAGAATATACAGGTGGGAAATTGCACATACCTACAGTATCTACCGCTCAAAGTGTAAAACTAATTAAAGAAGCAAAAGCTAAAGGTCTCGATGTAACCTGCAGTGTTGCTATTGCAAATCTTTTTTATACAGATCAAGAGTTAGAAGAATTTGATACCCGCTATAAACTACTTCCTCCTTTAAGAGCCGAGGAAGACCGCAAAGCCTTAGTTGCAGGAGTTAAAGATGGCAGTATTGATATGGTTACCAGTGACCACAATCCGCTAGATATTGAGCAAAAGAAACTTGAATTTGATCACGCAAAATTCGGCACTATAGCACAGGAAGCAACGTTAGGAGCTCTGCTTACTTTAGTTTCTGAACGTAAAGCGGTACAACTACTTACAGCAGGAGCACTACGATTTACAGGTAAAAAAGCAACAATAGCACTTAATGAACCGGCAAATCTTACGTTATTTACTTCAAAAGGCACAAGCACTTTTACTAAAGAAGCGATTCTAGCTAAATCTAAAAATGCAGCTTTTTTAGGAGCTAAGTTAAAGGGAAGTGTTTACGGCATTATTGCTAACAATCAATTTATAGCATCATAA
- a CDS encoding membrane protein encodes MNNQLIKEGKTTAIIAYLSMIGTVIAIFMNSDSENTFARFHIRQAFGIFLTFFALGFLVSFLNSWPASIGFYIFIIVLWGYGITSAFQGTFTPVPLLGKQFQKWFTFIQ; translated from the coding sequence ATGAATAACCAACTAATTAAAGAAGGTAAAACAACAGCCATAATTGCTTATCTAAGTATGATAGGAACAGTTATCGCAATTTTTATGAATTCAGATTCTGAAAATACATTTGCCCGCTTTCACATCAGACAAGCTTTCGGCATTTTTTTAACCTTTTTTGCGTTGGGCTTTTTAGTTTCATTTCTAAACAGTTGGCCTGCATCAATAGGCTTTTATATTTTTATCATTGTACTTTGGGGTTATGGTATTACCAGCGCTTTTCAAGGTACATTCACCCCTGTACCACTTTTAGGAAAACAATTTCAAAAGTGGTTCACCTTTATACAATAA